One window of Leptotrichia sp. oral taxon 498 genomic DNA carries:
- the rbfA gene encoding 30S ribosome-binding factor RbfA — MNERRRQGLEKEISRIIGMTLLTDIENEKIKNLVSIHKVELTKDGRYLDLTFSILDLKNNVNKEKIEEDLNKLKGFFRKKIGSHLSIRFVPEVRIHMDSSVEYGVKISSILNDIKKN, encoded by the coding sequence ATGAACGAGAGAAGAAGACAAGGACTTGAAAAAGAAATTTCAAGAATTATTGGAATGACGCTTTTGACAGATATTGAGAATGAAAAAATAAAAAATCTTGTGTCGATTCATAAAGTTGAGTTGACAAAGGATGGTCGTTATCTCGATTTGACTTTTTCTATATTGGATTTAAAAAACAATGTAAATAAAGAAAAAATTGAAGAAGATTTGAATAAGTTAAAAGGATTTTTCAGAAAAAAAATTGGTTCACATCTTTCGATAAGATTTGTTCCAGAAGTGAGAATTCATATGGATAGCAGTGTTGAGTATGGAGTGAAGATATCATCAATATTAAATGATATTAAAAAAAATTAA
- the infB gene encoding translation initiation factor IF-2 — protein MKKVHELAKEMGYIGTAKFIEDIARLGVNKKHHMNVLTSEEEELIKKNFSKEKKEVESIKEKNLKKKETAQKNEQNLKENQKKMEMKVNLSNQNINKNLNKQSRENNKDSRNSGNRDNRENRNFKDNDKNSDSKNFRKDRPFNRDNRDNNRNFGNKDNRNFRDNDRNSENKNFRKDRPFNRDNRDNNRNFGNKDNRNFRDNDRNSENKNFRKDRPFNKDNRDNRENRNFGNKDNRNFRDNDRNSENKNFKKDRPFNKDNRDNRENRNFGAKKEIQTDIIATPVAEKGKNSGKGKGKFEKKKYEKNRRDREEKELRSDFRRDDRKKKKNKKQEKAVKDEIVRIEGESIGMITIGEEIVIKDLAEKLGINISDIIKKFFMEGKMLTANAILTFEEAEEVALDYDVIVEKEEIEEISYGEKYHLETEDSEKDLVTRAPVITIMGHVDHGKTSLLDALRHTNVIEGEAGGITQKIGAYQVNWKGQKITFIDTPGHEAFTEMRARGANITDISILIVAADDGVKPQTVEAISHAKEAGVPIIVAINKIDKPGADPIKVRTELTEYGLMSPEWGGTTEFVEISAKKKINLEELLETILITAELEELKANPKKRPKAVVVESRLDPKMGAVADVLVQEGTLKIGDIFVAGEAHGRVRSMVDDRGKKINKALISQPVEITGFNVVPNAGDILYGVESDKHAKKIVEDFIREKKVNDQNKKKHISLESLSQELEEQELKELKCIIRADSKGSVEALRESLEKLNNEKVVVNIIQGSAGAVTEGDVKLAEASNAIIIAFGVRPTTPARIIAEKVGVEIRNYNVIYHATEEIEKAMNGMLDPEYKEVYFGRIEVKQVFKVSNVGNIAGAIVVDGKVTKDSKIRVIRDGIIIFDGELGSLKRFKDDVKEVATGQECGIGIQDFNDIKAGDIIESYIMEEIPR, from the coding sequence ATGAAAAAAGTACATGAATTGGCAAAAGAGATGGGCTACATAGGAACTGCAAAATTTATTGAAGATATTGCTAGATTGGGAGTAAATAAAAAACATCATATGAATGTTTTGACGTCTGAAGAAGAAGAACTCATAAAGAAAAATTTTTCAAAAGAAAAAAAAGAAGTTGAATCTATAAAAGAAAAAAATTTGAAAAAGAAGGAAACTGCGCAGAAAAACGAGCAAAATCTTAAAGAAAATCAAAAGAAAATGGAGATGAAAGTTAATTTGAGCAATCAAAATATAAATAAAAATTTGAATAAACAAAGTAGAGAAAATAATAAAGATAGTAGAAATTCTGGAAATAGAGATAATAGAGAAAATAGAAACTTTAAAGATAACGACAAAAATTCTGACAGTAAAAATTTTAGAAAAGATAGACCGTTTAATAGAGACAATAGAGACAACAATAGAAATTTTGGAAATAAAGATAACAGAAATTTTAGAGACAATGACAGAAATTCTGAAAATAAAAACTTTAGAAAAGATAGACCGTTTAATAGAGACAATAGAGACAACAATAGAAATTTTGGAAATAAAGATAACAGAAATTTTAGAGACAATGACAGAAATTCTGAAAATAAAAACTTTAGAAAAGATAGACCGTTTAATAAAGATAATAGAGACAACAGGGAAAATAGAAACTTTGGAAATAAAGATAACAGAAATTTTAGAGACAATGACAGAAATTCTGAAAATAAAAACTTTAAAAAAGATAGACCGTTTAATAAAGATAATAGAGACAACAGGGAAAATAGAAACTTTGGTGCAAAAAAAGAGATTCAGACTGACATCATAGCTACGCCTGTCGCTGAAAAAGGAAAAAATAGCGGAAAAGGTAAAGGAAAATTTGAAAAGAAAAAATATGAAAAAAATAGAAGAGACAGAGAAGAAAAAGAACTTCGTTCAGATTTTAGAAGGGATGACAGAAAGAAAAAGAAAAATAAAAAACAGGAAAAAGCTGTAAAAGACGAAATTGTGAGAATTGAAGGAGAATCTATCGGAATGATAACTATTGGAGAAGAAATAGTTATTAAAGATTTGGCTGAAAAATTAGGAATTAATATTTCAGACATAATTAAAAAATTCTTTATGGAAGGTAAAATGCTTACTGCAAATGCAATTTTAACTTTTGAAGAAGCTGAAGAAGTGGCGCTTGACTATGATGTAATTGTGGAAAAAGAAGAAATTGAAGAAATTAGTTACGGTGAAAAATATCACTTGGAAACTGAGGACAGTGAAAAAGACTTGGTTACAAGAGCGCCTGTAATTACTATAATGGGGCATGTTGACCATGGGAAAACTTCACTGCTTGACGCACTTAGACATACAAATGTAATTGAAGGAGAAGCTGGAGGAATCACTCAAAAAATTGGTGCTTATCAGGTGAACTGGAAAGGTCAGAAAATAACATTTATTGATACTCCTGGACACGAAGCGTTTACTGAAATGAGAGCTCGTGGAGCAAATATTACAGATATTTCGATTTTGATTGTAGCGGCAGACGATGGGGTTAAACCTCAAACTGTGGAAGCAATTTCCCACGCCAAAGAAGCTGGAGTACCTATAATTGTTGCAATTAATAAAATTGATAAGCCAGGTGCGGATCCGATAAAAGTTAGGACTGAGTTGACAGAATATGGACTTATGTCGCCTGAATGGGGTGGAACTACTGAATTTGTAGAAATTTCAGCTAAGAAAAAAATTAACTTGGAAGAACTTTTGGAAACAATTTTGATTACGGCTGAATTAGAAGAGTTAAAAGCAAATCCTAAGAAAAGACCAAAGGCAGTTGTCGTAGAGTCGAGATTAGATCCGAAAATGGGAGCAGTTGCCGATGTTTTAGTACAAGAAGGAACGCTTAAAATAGGAGATATTTTTGTTGCGGGAGAAGCGCACGGAAGAGTTCGTTCGATGGTTGATGACAGAGGTAAAAAGATTAATAAAGCTCTAATTTCTCAACCAGTTGAAATTACTGGATTCAATGTCGTTCCAAACGCTGGGGATATTTTGTATGGTGTGGAAAGTGACAAACATGCTAAGAAAATAGTCGAAGATTTCATTCGTGAGAAAAAAGTCAATGATCAGAACAAGAAAAAACACATTTCACTTGAAAGTTTGTCTCAGGAATTGGAAGAGCAGGAATTAAAAGAGTTGAAATGTATTATAAGAGCGGATTCCAAAGGGTCTGTTGAAGCGTTGAGAGAGTCGCTTGAAAAATTGAATAATGAAAAAGTTGTTGTAAATATAATTCAAGGAAGTGCTGGAGCGGTAACAGAAGGAGATGTGAAACTTGCTGAAGCGTCAAATGCGATAATTATTGCATTTGGAGTAAGACCAACTACACCAGCTAGAATTATTGCAGAAAAAGTTGGAGTGGAAATTAGAAACTACAATGTAATTTATCATGCAACAGAAGAAATCGAAAAAGCGATGAACGGAATGCTTGATCCTGAATACAAAGAAGTATATTTTGGAAGAATTGAAGTTAAACAGGTGTTTAAAGTGTCAAATGTTGGAAATATTGCTGGAGCAATTGTTGTTGACGGAAAAGTTACAAAAGATTCTAAAATTCGTGTGATTCGTGACGGAATAATCATTTTTGACGGAGAATTAGGTTCACTTAAGAGATTTAAAGATGATGTGAAAGAAGTTGCAACTGGACAGGAATGTGGAATTGGAATACAGGACTTTAACGACATAAAAGCGGGAGATATTATCGAATCATACATCATGGAAGAAATTCCTAGATAG
- the tig gene encoding trigger factor — translation MAVKKLDETTYEVSAVREGEEFKHLKEHVLVHFKDAKVDGFRPGHVPANVIEKKFKKEIDGEILNHIISDEYQKAVAENELKPIADIKLEKYEIQADKAEVVFTIPVLPAFELGQYKGLEVEKENFEVTDEKVNEEIEGMRKNASKLKEVPENEEAKNDDVVNINFEGFVDGVAFDGGKAEGYDLTLGSHSFIDTFEDQIVGHKKNDEFDVNVKFPEAYHAENLKGKPALFKVKVNSIKRKEEAELNDDLAKELGFESVDDMRAKTRENITKREEARVENEFKNKIIEKVVDGTNVEAPRALVDREIEFQINRFAQQLQMQGINLSQYFQMTGQTIDKMREDSREMAEKSVKTELVLSEISKVENITVTDEEVDNEFEVMATMYGMDKESMLNEVKKSGNYQRFADEAKYRLVNKKTIDLLVKETKVK, via the coding sequence ATGGCAGTAAAAAAATTAGATGAAACAACTTACGAAGTATCAGCAGTTAGAGAAGGAGAAGAATTTAAACACTTAAAAGAACATGTTTTAGTGCATTTTAAAGATGCTAAAGTGGATGGATTCAGACCTGGACATGTACCTGCAAATGTTATTGAAAAAAAATTTAAAAAAGAAATTGACGGAGAAATTTTAAATCACATAATATCTGATGAATATCAAAAAGCAGTTGCAGAAAATGAATTAAAGCCAATTGCAGATATAAAATTAGAAAAATATGAAATTCAAGCAGACAAAGCTGAAGTTGTATTTACAATTCCTGTATTACCTGCGTTTGAATTGGGACAATATAAAGGACTAGAAGTTGAAAAAGAAAACTTTGAAGTAACTGATGAAAAAGTGAACGAAGAAATTGAAGGAATGAGAAAAAATGCTTCTAAATTAAAAGAAGTTCCTGAAAATGAAGAAGCTAAAAACGATGATGTTGTAAATATTAATTTTGAAGGATTTGTTGACGGAGTTGCATTTGACGGTGGAAAAGCCGAAGGATATGACTTGACTTTGGGATCTCATAGCTTTATTGACACTTTTGAAGACCAAATCGTAGGACACAAGAAAAATGACGAATTTGATGTAAATGTTAAGTTCCCTGAAGCATATCATGCGGAAAACTTAAAAGGAAAACCTGCTTTATTTAAAGTAAAGGTAAATTCTATTAAAAGAAAAGAAGAAGCTGAATTAAACGATGATTTGGCAAAAGAATTAGGATTTGAATCAGTTGACGACATGAGAGCTAAAACTAGAGAAAATATTACAAAAAGAGAAGAAGCTAGAGTAGAAAACGAATTTAAAAATAAAATAATCGAAAAAGTTGTTGACGGAACAAATGTTGAAGCTCCAAGAGCACTAGTTGACAGAGAAATTGAATTCCAAATTAATAGATTTGCACAACAATTGCAAATGCAAGGAATTAACTTGAGTCAATATTTCCAAATGACTGGTCAAACTATTGACAAAATGAGAGAAGATTCAAGAGAAATGGCAGAAAAATCTGTTAAAACCGAATTAGTTCTTTCTGAAATTTCAAAAGTTGAAAATATCACAGTTACTGACGAAGAAGTTGATAACGAATTTGAAGTAATGGCTACAATGTATGGAATGGATAAAGAATCAATGTTAAATGAAGTTAAAAAATCAGGGAATTACCAAAGATTTGCCGATGAAGCAAAATATAGATTGGTAAACAAAAAAACTATTGATTTATTGGTAAAAGAAACTAAAGTAAAGTAA
- the recJ gene encoding single-stranded-DNA-specific exonuclease RecJ: MKWELKKYDIKYLAKKSSEFSKSKLITRLLLNRGIDTRKKVEKFLNTSENDLLDPFLFENMEKVVERIKVAKLKKEKIVIYGDYDVDGISGVAYLVIMLRKLGLNIDYYIPNRVHEGFGINRSTLNFLKRRDTKLFITVDISINSREEIMLLKKNGIDIIVTDHHRQTTICDEMEILTINPKISKSYPNKYLSGAGVAFKVACAIYERSGMSKKILYDYLDIVMIGTVADVVPMVNENRFIIKKGLNNIKKTKIKGLKYIINYLKINPKNITTSDIGFLIAPIFNALGRIDNSKIVVNFFIQEDDFKLISIIEEMKKANKIRRYLENEIYNEIEEKIQRLNRPKYIFMKSRSWHSGVVGVVCSRISIKYNIPVILVSIKNGYGKASCRSIEGINIFDMLKEISTKLERFGGHDLAAGFLVSEKYLFEVERYLRQRLVRKNREDVEKILNVDSWLNIKSINKKKLCDINRLAPFGLDNPEPNFIDTEVEFIGISKFGINNRHFKGFAKKNDRVISVIGYNLGHKLKAKSENERKYRVIYTPIFKSVHSDLYIELRIKDFI; the protein is encoded by the coding sequence ATGAAATGGGAATTAAAAAAATATGATATAAAATATTTAGCGAAAAAAAGTTCAGAATTTAGTAAAAGTAAATTGATTACGAGACTTTTGCTGAATAGGGGCATTGATACACGAAAAAAAGTTGAAAAATTTTTAAATACGAGTGAAAATGACTTACTAGATCCATTTTTGTTTGAAAATATGGAAAAAGTCGTTGAAAGAATAAAAGTAGCAAAATTAAAAAAAGAAAAGATTGTAATTTACGGAGATTATGATGTAGATGGAATTTCAGGAGTCGCGTATTTAGTTATTATGCTAAGAAAATTGGGTTTAAATATTGACTACTATATTCCAAATCGTGTGCATGAGGGTTTTGGAATAAATAGATCCACGCTGAATTTTTTGAAGCGAAGAGATACAAAATTATTTATTACAGTTGACATTTCTATAAATAGTCGTGAAGAAATAATGCTGTTAAAAAAAAATGGAATTGACATAATCGTGACAGACCACCACAGACAAACAACCATTTGTGATGAAATGGAAATTTTGACAATTAATCCCAAAATAAGTAAAAGTTATCCAAATAAATATTTATCTGGAGCTGGAGTCGCCTTTAAAGTGGCTTGTGCCATTTATGAGAGATCTGGAATGAGTAAAAAGATACTTTATGATTACTTGGATATTGTTATGATTGGGACGGTTGCAGATGTAGTTCCGATGGTCAATGAAAATAGATTTATTATAAAAAAAGGATTAAATAATATAAAAAAAACGAAAATAAAAGGTTTAAAGTATATTATTAATTATTTGAAAATAAATCCGAAAAATATTACGACGAGTGATATTGGATTTTTGATTGCACCAATTTTTAATGCTCTTGGAAGAATTGACAACTCAAAAATTGTAGTAAACTTTTTTATTCAGGAAGATGATTTTAAATTGATTTCCATTATTGAAGAAATGAAAAAAGCTAATAAAATACGGCGTTACTTGGAAAATGAAATTTACAATGAAATTGAAGAAAAAATACAAAGGTTAAATAGACCCAAATATATTTTTATGAAAAGCAGAAGTTGGCATTCTGGCGTTGTTGGTGTCGTTTGCTCAAGAATTTCCATAAAATATAATATACCTGTCATTTTAGTTTCAATAAAAAATGGGTACGGAAAGGCATCTTGCCGAAGTATTGAAGGAATTAATATTTTTGATATGTTAAAAGAAATTTCTACAAAATTGGAGCGGTTTGGAGGACATGATTTGGCGGCTGGTTTTTTGGTTTCGGAAAAATATCTTTTTGAAGTGGAGAGATATTTGCGGCAAAGATTGGTCAGAAAAAATCGGGAAGATGTGGAAAAGATTTTAAATGTGGATTCTTGGTTAAATATTAAAAGTATTAATAAGAAAAAATTATGTGATATAAATAGACTTGCTCCATTTGGCCTAGACAATCCAGAGCCAAATTTTATTGACACAGAAGTCGAATTTATAGGAATTTCAAAATTTGGAATAAATAATCGGCACTTTAAAGGATTTGCCAAAAAAAATGACAGGGTTATTTCTGTGATTGGATATAATTTGGGGCATAAATTAAAAGCAAAAAGCGAAAATGAAAGAAAGTACCGAGTTATTTATACTCCAATATTTAAATCGGTTCATTCTGATTTGTATATCGAACTCAGAATAAAAGATTTCATTTAA